Below is a genomic region from Myxococcus fulvus.
CCTGGTGCGGCCGGATGGCTCGGAGCTGCGCGCGGTGTCGGGCGAGCACTTCTCCGGCGACGAGCGCGAGCCGGCCTTCAGCCCGGATGGCCAGATGCTGGTGTACGTCAGTCGCGCGTCGGACGGGAAGAGCCGCATGTGGCGCGTGCCCGTGGCGGGCGGCGTGCCGGTGGCGCTGACGGACGGCCAGCGGCGCGACGACATGCCGGCGTGGAGTCCGGATGGGAAGTACCTGGCCTTCGTGTCGGAGCGCGAGGGGAACACGGACGTGTACCTGATGCGCGCCGATGGCAGCGGCCAGACGCGGCTCACCACCGCACAGGCGCCGGACTGGCTGCCGCGCTGGGTGGCGCGACGGTAGGGCTCACTCCTCCAGGCCCTTGGGTCCCATCTCCTCCTCGGGAGGATGGGGCTCGGGGCCCTGGGGCGTGGTGGGCAGGCTGAAGCAGAAGGTGGAGCCCTGGCCCGGCTCGCTCTCCACCCAGATGCGGCCGCCGTGGGCCTCGATGATGAGCCGGCTGATGTAGAGGCCCAGCCCCAGGCCCTGCGTGTCGGACGCGCTGCCCTGACGGGTGCGGAAGTACTTGTCGAAGACGTGCTCCGCGTCCTCGCGCGCCAGGCCCGGGCCTTCGTCCCTGATCGCCACCACGACGTGGTCCTCTGGCGAGGTGGAGACGCGCACGTGGATGGGCCGCCCCGCGGGGCTGTACTTGGCCGCGTTGCCCAGCAGGTTGGTGAGCACCCGCTCCAGTCGCGCGGCGTCCACCCACGCGAGGGGCGCGGGGGTGGCGACCTCCAGCAGGAAGCGCTCGCGCAGGTCCGGCGGGACGTCGCGCTCGAGCACGCCTTCCAGGAAGCGCACCACGTCGGTCGGCTCGCGTCGCAGCTCCACGCCGCGGGACTCCAGGCGCGAGCCCTCGAGCAGCTCTTCAATCATGGACTTCATCCACGCCACGTTGCGGAGGATGGCCTCGGTGAGGGCCTCCTCGCGCGCCATGCCGCGCTCCTTCAGCGCATGGGTGAGCAGGCTGGCGCGCAGGGTGATGCCCTGCAGGGGATTGCGCAGGTCATGCGAGATGAGGCTCACGTACTCCTCGCGCAGGCGCTCCAGCTCGTGGCGGGTCGTCAGGTCCTGGCCGGTGACGACCACGCCGCGCGGCTCTCCCTGGGGGCCGAACACCGGCGCCGCGGTGATGAGCACGGGCGTCGTCCCGCCGTCGGGGCGCGTGATGAGCAGCTCCTCGGGGCCCACGACCTCTCCGGTCCGCGTCGCTCGGGTGGAAGGCAGGTCCTCCATCGTCAACGGGCGTCCGTCGGGATGTCTCAGCCGGTCCAGGTAGGCGCCGCGCCTGGGATGCTCCGGCATCGGGCCGAGCATCGTCTGCGCGAAGGGATTGGCCATCAGCAAGGAGTCTCGCGTCGGGTCCGTGAAGAGCACGCCCACGGGGGCGTGGTTGAGCACGGCCTGCACGAGCCCGCGCTGCAACTCCGCCTCCTCGCGAGCCGCCTGGAGTCGGGCGGTGGCCTGCTCGCGCTCGGTGACGTCGCGCAGGACGACGAGCAGGCTGGGGCCCTCGGGGCCATGCACGTTTCGCAACCGTGCTTCCAGTGCAACCGTGGTTCCGTCCGCGCGCTGTCCGCGCAGGGCGCGCGCGGTGGAGTCTCCGTCCAGGCGCTGGCCGCCGAAGAGTCCCTCGGGGACGAGCACCTCGACTCCGTGTCCGAGCAGGGCTTCGCGGGGGTGGCCGAACACGCGCTCCGCCTCCGCGTTGACGAAGCGCATCCGGCCGCTCGCGTCGACCATGAGCAGGGGCTCGGGAGTGGTCTCCAGGAGGCCGCGGTAGCGGGCCTCGGAGGCGGCGAGCGCGGCGGTGGCGCGGCGTTGTCCCGCCTCGAGCAGCTCCAGCGCGCGCGCCACCAGCAGCACGAGCACCGCGCCGCCCGCGCTGAGGAGCGTGGCGAAGAGGGGCAGCTTCGCCTCGTGTCCGAGCAGTCCCGCCAGATGGAGCAGGGCCAGGCACGCGCCCAGGAGGGTGGGACCCAACAGGGCGAGGGGCACCATCCTCCGCGCGAGGAAGCCGCCCAGCGTGTCCCGGGTGAGCCGCTCCGCCAGCCCTCGCTCGGGCCGCGAGCAGGGCACGCCCACGCCCAGCAGCAGCACGGCGATGGAGGTGTAGAGCCCCATGCTGCGCTGGGCCGGGAAGGTCTCGCCCGCCGCGCCGACGAGCGGACCGAGCAGCAGGCCATTGAAGCCCAGGAGCGCCACCAGCACGGCCGCCATCACGAGCGCGTCGCTCCACGACAGTCGGGGGCCCTTGCGCTCGGGGAGGAGCATCGCGGTGCCGAGCAGGAGCAGGCACAGGGCGGTGAGCGGCGAGGGACGGATGCTCAGGTCGAGCACGCCGGACGCTTGGGAGATGAGCGCGTCCAGGGGCCCCAGCGGAGGCATGACGTCCTGTGCGGCGCTGACGCAGCCGATGAGCCACATGCCGGCGGCGCAGAGAGCGGACAGTCTCCGGCGCGAGAGGGAGGGGCGGGGAGACGACCTCAGGGCCAGGGCCAGGCCGCCGAGCACGAGGGCGAGGCTGGTGCGAGGCGCGGTGGCCGGTCTGCTGTCGCCCTCGGGAAACAGGGGGCGCGCCGAGAGCAGCCAGCCGGTGAGGGTGGCGAGTCCCAGCAGGAGCACGACCATCGCGGCGCCCCAGGCGAGTGCGCGGGCCATGCCCTGGTTGCGGGTCTGGCCCCCGCCATTCGGATGCATCGGCGCCCCCCGGGCCCGCGCGGAGGTGGCGGTCGTGCGCGGACGATGGCGTCACACGCGTCGGTCCGCCGACTCGTTCCCCACGCACCTGTCCGGGAGATGGATGCTCATCGCGTCCGAGCCCCGCGTCGCACGGCGGGGCAGGGTGGGCGCTCGGCTGCCCGCGCCGATGCGCGGAGCGCCTGACGTGCACGAGGCACGTGCTCCCGGTCAGGGCACGGCGGGTGCGTAGACGCCAGGGTAGACGGTGAGCACGAAGCCCCAGCCGGGCGCGACGGACGCGTTGCGAGCCACGTACGTGTCGTCACCCTCCACGCCGAGTCGGAACGTCTCCGCGCCCAGGCTGGTGTGGACGTAGATGAACAGTCCATCCGAGGACGTGCCCACCTGGTCGACGCCGTTGAAGTCCGCGGACGGGTAGAAGATGCGCTCGGCCAGCTCGCTCCGGTCCGGCACCACGCGCACGCCCGCGCGAGGCTGTCCGCTCGCGTCGACGACGCGTCCCAGCACGAAGCCCGCGTCGCGCAACGTGCGGGCGCGGTCACTCGTCAGCCCGCGGAGGAGGGGCTCACCGAAGGCCGTGCCCAGCGCGTCGTGGAACTGCTCGGGCAGGGCCCACACGCTCGCCTCGATGACGTCCGTGCGGGGTCGAGCTCCGGTGAAGACGCTGTCGTAGACGGGCGTGAGGGTGCGCACCAGGCCCGCGCCTTCCAGGCTCGTCGCCAGGCCCTGGTGGACCTCGCGGACGGGGACGTCCTCCACGGCGAAGGCACCATCGCCTTCCACGGTGCCGGTGCCGAACGTGGGGTTGTCGTCATTCACCGCCACCCGGAGCGGCTCCTGGATGGCGATGGGGACTCCGCCCAACGTGGGCGTGGGTTGTCCCTGGGCGGCGAGCCATCGCTCTGCCTCCGGGAGTACCCGCGCGCGTCCGCTGACGCGGATGCGGAGGTTGTCCAGGTCCACCGACTCGGCGTCCTCGGTCTGGAAGCCAGGGTCGGGGGCGGGGCCCCCGGAGCCACAAGCGGACGACGCGAGCCCGAGCAGTACACAAGAGGTCAGAAGAAAAGGGCGCTTCATCGCTCGCCAACATTTCCATGCCCTCTTCGCACGGCAATCCACCGCCGGGCTCTCCGTCCCCTGTTCGACGACTCGCCCCCACCCCGGAAAGCAGACACCGGGCCGCCCACCCGTCCGAGAGGGACGAGGGACGTGGCCCGGTGTCTTGAATCCATCAACTCCGAGCCTCGGAAGTGAATCCAACAACCTCCGAGGTTCGCTGGGTGAGTCAGCGCCTGCCGCCAGGTCCATCGACTCCGAGGCGCTCGCGGTTGGTGAGTCAGCGCCCGCCGCCAGGTTCATCAGCTTCGAGGCGCTTGCGGCCGGCATGTCCGGCCGCCAGGTCCATCGACTCCGAGGCGCTCTCGCCTGATGAATCAGCGCCAGCCGCCACCGCTGCTCTTGGAGCCGGAGGAACCGGAGCGACCGCTCGGCGCGGAGGAACCACCACCAGAGCTCCGACCGCCACCGCTGCTCGAGCCGCTGCTGCCGCGCCCGCCACCGGTGTTCCAGCCGCCGCCACTGCTCCCACCGCTGCTGCTGCCGCTGCTCGAGCCGCTGCTGCCGCGCCCACCACCGGTGCTCCAACCGCCACCGCTGCTGCTCCCGCCGCTGTTGCTGCTGCCGCTGCTCGACGAGCCGCTGCTGCCGCGTCCGCCACCGGTGTTCCAACCGCCGCCGCTGTTCCCACGCCCGCTGCTGTTCCCACGGTCGTTGTCGCGGTCATCGTCCCGGTCGTTGTCGCGGTTGCCACGGCCATAACCACCGCCCGAGTTGCCACCGCTCGGAGGCGTGCCGCCGCCGCTGTTGCCGTACCCACCGCCGGAGTTGCCACCACCGCTCGGAGGCGTGCCACCGCCGTTGTTCCCGTAGCCACCGCCGGAGTTACCACCGCCGGAGCCGCTGCCACCCGGAGGCGTGCCGCCGCCGTTGTTGCCGTAGCCGCCCCCGCTGTTGCCCCAGCCGCCGCCGTTGTTGCCGCGGTCGTCATCGTCGCGGTCCCGGCCCTGGCCGCGACCCGGACGCGAGCCACCGTTGTTGCCCCGCCCGTAGCCACCGTCGTTGTTGCCGCCCCCGCTGTTGCCCCAACCACCGCCGTTGTTGTTGTCGTTGTAGCGGGAGCCGCCGCGAGGAGGCTGCGTGCCCCAGCCCGTGCCACCCGGAGGCGGACGGTCATTGTCGCGAGGCGTGTAGTTGCGCGTCGTCGTCGGCCGCGAGCCGGACCGCGTGTAGCTGTAGACCGCGGAGGCCGCGTGGGTCCGGTCGTACACGTAGCCGCGGTTGCGCTCCCAGCGGTACGCCCGACCCGACGAGGGGTAGTAGTCGTGCGAGTGCCGCCCGTGGTGGTGGCACGCGGCGCCCAGCGGATCCAGGTGGAAGTCCCAGTACCAGACCACCGAAGGGCCTCGGTAGTAATACACGTCGTCGGTGTACGTGTAGTACGTCGTCGACGGCTGGTATCCGTGCGAGTGCACGTGGTCGTACGGGCACCAGCCGCCACCGTCGTCATCCGGAATGGGGTGGTAGCCCGAGTAGCTGTACTCCACCACCACGGCGCGGCGAGCGGCGGGGCCGTGATAGTGGGCGTAGCAACCCGTTCCCATCATCAGGGCCAGGGGGATGGCGAGTGCGAGCAATCGGCGCATGTGACGAGTCTCCCGCGCGAAGGGCCTCTGCAGCCAGTCCCCCTTCGCGACCACGGAATTCCAGACGGGCAGGCCCCGGGAAAATTCACGCCCCCGCGCTTCCCGCCCGCCCGCCTCCTGCTTAAGCGCCCCTGTGCCCTGGTGAACACAGGGCTGGCTGGTGTAGGTCCTTCACGGAAGGACGGCGCGAGCCGAGGGAGCCGGGGTGATCCGGACCCGTCGCGCGAGGAGCAGGGCACTCATGTCGGATTCGGATTACGGAAGGGCGAGGGGCGCGACGTGCCCGCTGCACCCGGATGACCTCGCGCAGCGCACCTGTACGCGCTGCGGCAACTTCATGTGCGACACGTGCAGCGAGCGCGGCACGCAGTCGCACTGTCCCCCCTGTCGCGCCCGCG
It encodes:
- a CDS encoding sensor histidine kinase — translated: MHPNGGGQTRNQGMARALAWGAAMVVLLLGLATLTGWLLSARPLFPEGDSRPATAPRTSLALVLGGLALALRSSPRPSLSRRRLSALCAAGMWLIGCVSAAQDVMPPLGPLDALISQASGVLDLSIRPSPLTALCLLLLGTAMLLPERKGPRLSWSDALVMAAVLVALLGFNGLLLGPLVGAAGETFPAQRSMGLYTSIAVLLLGVGVPCSRPERGLAERLTRDTLGGFLARRMVPLALLGPTLLGACLALLHLAGLLGHEAKLPLFATLLSAGGAVLVLLVARALELLEAGQRRATAALAASEARYRGLLETTPEPLLMVDASGRMRFVNAEAERVFGHPREALLGHGVEVLVPEGLFGGQRLDGDSTARALRGQRADGTTVALEARLRNVHGPEGPSLLVVLRDVTEREQATARLQAAREEAELQRGLVQAVLNHAPVGVLFTDPTRDSLLMANPFAQTMLGPMPEHPRRGAYLDRLRHPDGRPLTMEDLPSTRATRTGEVVGPEELLITRPDGGTTPVLITAAPVFGPQGEPRGVVVTGQDLTTRHELERLREEYVSLISHDLRNPLQGITLRASLLTHALKERGMAREEALTEAILRNVAWMKSMIEELLEGSRLESRGVELRREPTDVVRFLEGVLERDVPPDLRERFLLEVATPAPLAWVDAARLERVLTNLLGNAAKYSPAGRPIHVRVSTSPEDHVVVAIRDEGPGLAREDAEHVFDKYFRTRQGSASDTQGLGLGLYISRLIIEAHGGRIWVESEPGQGSTFCFSLPTTPQGPEPHPPEEEMGPKGLEE